A part of Terriglobus roseus genomic DNA contains:
- a CDS encoding voltage-gated chloride channel family protein: protein MVRHLLRWIPLACYVGIAAGTASAILLASLTYATNLRESHIWLILLLAPMGWLMGLMYRHFGKSVEGGNNLILEQIHNPKDVIPFRMTPLILIGTFLTHVFGGSAGREGTAVQTGASLADQLTRPLRLSPQNRRILLMTGVSAGFGSVFGTPLAGGVFGMEVLAIGAIGYDAIAPCFLAAFVGDLVTRAWEPVIPGIRHTVYTVSEVPSLNVRTILYASIAGVLFGLVAMLFARTTHAIASTMRRLIHRTELRPVVGGLLVTVTVFGIGYAHTSKYLGLGIPTIVAAFHTHLPFYDFAAKLVLTAVTLGTGFKGGEVTPLFFIGATMGNALSSIIPLPSSLLAGMGFVAVFAGAANTPLASTLMAMELFGAEAGAYAAIACILSYLFSGHNGIYHAQRVQSSKYEDAPAEELPLTLEAKLQSEESTER, encoded by the coding sequence ATGGTGCGTCACCTGCTGCGTTGGATTCCCCTTGCCTGCTACGTTGGCATTGCCGCTGGAACAGCATCCGCTATCTTGCTGGCGTCGCTGACCTACGCAACGAATCTTCGCGAAAGCCATATTTGGCTGATTCTGCTGCTGGCCCCGATGGGCTGGTTGATGGGCCTGATGTATCGCCACTTCGGCAAATCGGTCGAAGGCGGCAACAACCTCATCCTGGAACAGATTCACAATCCCAAAGACGTTATCCCCTTCCGCATGACGCCGTTGATCTTGATCGGCACGTTCCTCACCCATGTCTTTGGTGGCTCTGCAGGCCGCGAAGGAACGGCCGTGCAGACCGGCGCATCCCTTGCCGACCAACTGACGCGTCCGCTGCGTCTATCGCCTCAGAATCGCCGCATCCTGTTGATGACCGGCGTCAGCGCAGGCTTCGGCTCGGTTTTCGGCACACCGCTGGCAGGCGGCGTCTTCGGCATGGAAGTACTCGCCATCGGAGCCATCGGCTACGACGCCATTGCCCCCTGCTTTCTGGCGGCCTTTGTAGGCGACCTGGTCACACGCGCATGGGAACCCGTGATCCCTGGCATTCGCCACACGGTATACACCGTTTCCGAAGTGCCCAGCCTCAACGTGCGCACCATCCTCTACGCGTCGATTGCGGGCGTTCTCTTCGGCCTTGTTGCCATGCTCTTCGCGCGGACAACCCATGCCATCGCCAGCACCATGCGCCGCCTTATCCACCGCACGGAACTGCGTCCCGTCGTTGGTGGACTGCTGGTTACAGTAACCGTCTTCGGCATCGGCTATGCACATACCAGCAAGTATCTGGGACTCGGCATTCCTACAATCGTCGCCGCGTTTCACACACACCTGCCGTTTTACGATTTCGCCGCCAAGCTCGTCTTAACCGCCGTCACGTTGGGTACGGGTTTCAAAGGTGGCGAAGTCACTCCCCTGTTCTTCATCGGCGCCACGATGGGCAATGCTCTGTCCTCGATAATCCCCCTGCCGTCTTCCCTCCTTGCCGGCATGGGCTTCGTCGCGGTCTTCGCAGGCGCCGCAAACACCCCGTTGGCTTCAACGCTTATGGCCATGGAGCTCTTCGGAGCCGAAGCAGGTGCTTACGCCGCGATCGCGTGCATCCTCAGCTATCTCTTCTCTGGTCACAACGGTATTTACCATGCCCAGCGCGTGCAGAGCAGCAAGTACGAGGACGCGCCCGCAGAAGAACTTCCCCTGACTCTCGAAGCCAAACTGCAATCGGAAGAAAGCACCGAAAGATAA
- a CDS encoding glycoside hydrolase family 28 protein has product MTPLPRRTFLKTSAAAAVGLPWIANEAQHAKASSATSKPSGVTIHAREMGATGDGKTKDTLALQQSLDRCSLLGGGEVILSTGEYLSGALQLHSNTTLRIEEGATLTGSPDMQDYPLAQVRWEGKFIKGYSAFINAVDASNIRITGPGRIIGSSAIVGRLEKGTRMRLPALIEFTNCRNVTVDNIFTKQFGMWSIHPLLSDNVTFRNVTIESGADGIDPDSCRNMVIDNCIFRTVDDCIAIKSGRGSEAYRMARPSENIHISNCTFTDARWACVSIGSEASGGVRNVVVEHCKILSAYTHGVYIKTRSGRGAFIEDITFRDIEVSGCREGFLRLNSLGSGLQDQDPVPGDEGLPQLRNLRFTDIRVNDVPQLLLATEIHPKKPLDGLVLANISGTCRKGMEIANATHVDIRNVTVTGFNGPLLATKNVTGKGLAGAVELPASALPKVPDEILPPATPYILK; this is encoded by the coding sequence ATGACGCCGCTTCCCCGCCGCACATTTCTCAAAACCTCCGCAGCCGCCGCTGTCGGACTCCCATGGATCGCAAACGAGGCGCAGCACGCAAAGGCCTCATCAGCGACTTCGAAACCGTCGGGAGTCACCATTCATGCGCGAGAGATGGGTGCCACAGGCGACGGCAAGACCAAAGACACACTTGCCCTGCAACAATCCTTGGATCGTTGCTCCCTGCTCGGCGGCGGTGAAGTCATCCTCTCCACAGGCGAGTATCTCAGCGGCGCATTGCAGCTGCATTCCAACACCACCTTACGTATCGAAGAAGGCGCTACACTCACCGGCTCACCGGACATGCAGGACTATCCTCTAGCGCAGGTCCGTTGGGAGGGCAAGTTCATCAAGGGCTACTCGGCCTTCATCAACGCAGTGGATGCATCGAACATTCGCATCACAGGACCGGGCCGCATCATTGGCAGCTCTGCGATTGTTGGTCGGCTGGAAAAAGGTACGCGCATGCGCTTGCCCGCGTTGATTGAGTTCACCAACTGTCGCAACGTCACCGTGGACAACATCTTCACCAAGCAGTTCGGCATGTGGTCGATCCATCCGCTTCTCAGTGACAACGTAACGTTCCGTAACGTCACCATCGAAAGCGGCGCAGACGGCATCGATCCTGACTCGTGCCGCAACATGGTCATCGACAACTGCATCTTCCGCACGGTGGACGATTGCATCGCCATCAAGAGCGGACGCGGCTCGGAAGCCTATCGCATGGCGCGCCCATCCGAGAACATTCACATCTCCAACTGCACCTTTACCGACGCGCGCTGGGCCTGTGTCTCCATCGGCTCTGAAGCGTCCGGCGGCGTGCGCAACGTGGTGGTGGAGCACTGCAAAATCCTCTCCGCATATACGCACGGGGTGTACATCAAAACGCGCAGCGGACGCGGCGCATTCATTGAAGACATCACCTTCCGCGACATCGAAGTTTCTGGCTGTCGCGAAGGCTTCCTTCGCCTCAACAGCCTCGGCAGCGGCCTGCAGGATCAAGACCCCGTTCCCGGTGACGAAGGTCTTCCGCAGCTACGCAATTTGCGCTTCACAGACATCCGCGTAAACGATGTGCCTCAGCTTCTACTTGCGACCGAGATTCACCCCAAGAAGCCACTCGATGGCCTTGTTCTGGCAAACATCTCCGGCACCTGCCGCAAAGGCATGGAAATAGCCAATGCAACGCACGTCGACATTCGCAATGTGACTGTCACCGGCTTTAATGGTCCACTGCTGGCCACTAAGAACGTCACCGGCAAAGGCCTTGCAGGAGCAGTAGAACTGCCCGCATCAGCCCTGCCGAAGGTCCCCGATGAGATTCTTCCACCGGCAACACCGTACATCCTCAAGTAA